A DNA window from Deltaproteobacteria bacterium contains the following coding sequences:
- a CDS encoding prepilin-type N-terminal cleavage/methylation domain-containing protein — protein sequence MAKVRRLVRLEAERGFSLVEMLVAMFISGIVLGSVALVMANHTKSYKSGNDLVGARQNARLALLMIQRDIRAAGSNVFFEKNPLGPVYCDANALDAGRGYPMLSVGGTGVGELAAYFIRRRPPYLPEEIVASPYPMNQTTTNADGSLVNQTLTINRLSGEAFETNSAIHGIGSFSTQTVNLDPNIVSDEQPNPDWRAGTLLLIMGDTESGNMAVVREVTGGGFPAYSVATGGSVYNSNFSIGTVTADEIVAGARMVMEVNRRVQYRLNTTDSKLTFQDLLYDNNPATIMNGIAGLRLFMDTGGGFVPFSPTARPTVIRIEVEAGLPSGKSVKVSGIAEMRNF from the coding sequence ATGGCAAAGGTCAGACGTCTTGTCAGGTTGGAGGCGGAACGGGGCTTTTCCCTGGTGGAAATGCTGGTGGCCATGTTCATCAGCGGTATCGTTCTGGGGAGCGTGGCATTGGTCATGGCAAACCATACCAAGAGTTATAAGTCCGGCAATGACCTCGTCGGCGCCCGGCAGAACGCGCGCTTGGCGCTTCTGATGATTCAGCGGGACATTCGCGCCGCGGGAAGCAACGTTTTTTTCGAGAAGAACCCCTTGGGTCCTGTGTATTGCGACGCAAACGCCTTGGATGCCGGAAGGGGGTATCCGATGTTGTCCGTGGGGGGGACGGGAGTCGGAGAACTGGCGGCTTACTTTATTCGAAGGCGTCCTCCATACCTGCCCGAGGAGATCGTAGCATCTCCATATCCGATGAACCAAACCACGACGAACGCCGACGGTTCCCTGGTCAATCAGACTCTGACGATTAATCGGTTATCGGGCGAGGCCTTCGAGACGAATTCGGCCATACATGGGATCGGAAGCTTCAGCACTCAGACCGTGAACCTGGACCCGAACATCGTGTCGGACGAGCAACCGAACCCGGACTGGCGGGCCGGCACGCTTCTTCTGATTATGGGCGACACGGAGTCCGGGAACATGGCGGTGGTGCGGGAAGTGACCGGCGGCGGTTTTCCCGCCTACAGCGTGGCTACGGGCGGCTCCGTATACAATTCCAATTTCAGCATCGGGACGGTAACCGCGGACGAGATCGTGGCAGGCGCCCGTATGGTGATGGAAGTGAACCGCAGGGTGCAGTATCGCCTGAATACCACCGACTCCAAGCTGACTTTTCAGGACTTGCTGTACGATAACAATCCAGCGACCATAATGAACGGTATTGCCGGACTGCGGCTGTTCATGGATACGGGAGGCGGATTCGTACCGTTCAGTCCGACGGCGCGTCCTACTGTGATCCGAATCGAAGTGGAAGCAGGGTTGCCCAGCGGAAAGTCGGTCAAAGTGTCCGGAATCGCCGAGATGAGAAATTTCTAA
- a CDS encoding prepilin-type N-terminal cleavage/methylation domain-containing protein has protein sequence MKGRNVFHQKEAGFTLVEVVTGMLILAVGLLSVATMQAYYLKQTYVAQETFAADGLASQVLEIVLSDPALVTSISRRNIRTCTGTGWTGQVCNALREALLRDGKEGRLRDAEVELSSSGSVWTVNISWRVGTDSRHVSSSIRL, from the coding sequence ATGAAAGGGCGAAACGTTTTCCATCAAAAGGAAGCCGGGTTCACGTTGGTGGAGGTGGTCACCGGCATGTTGATCCTGGCTGTGGGGTTGCTTTCGGTGGCGACCATGCAGGCGTATTACCTGAAACAGACCTATGTGGCTCAAGAGACGTTCGCTGCGGACGGATTGGCCTCCCAGGTCTTGGAGATCGTTCTGAGCGATCCGGCGCTGGTCACGAGCATCAGCCGGCGGAATATTCGAACGTGTACCGGGACCGGATGGACCGGTCAGGTGTGCAACGCACTGAGAGAGGCACTGCTCAGGGACGGTAAGGAAGGCAGATTGAGGGACGCCGAAGTGGAACTTTCTTCCAGCGGCAGCGTGTGGACGGTTAACATTTCCTGGCGAGTGGGAACCGACTCTCGCCACGTCAGCTCATCCATAAGGTTATAG
- a CDS encoding prepilin-type N-terminal cleavage/methylation domain-containing protein: MAKHGISGKAECLKNRSQSGITIPELMITIAVAGILGLAAITSYGVFREKSRISGGQWLVYNLLMRTRSEAVTQGRRVSTADLLTSPTGTTHEAPTLTAWIQKEAGCDKYSVYPNSIAFDGRGLCVSGAGDTQVTVSVGSKSGTVLISAGGVVSIP; this comes from the coding sequence ATGGCAAAGCATGGGATTTCAGGAAAGGCGGAGTGCCTGAAAAACCGGAGTCAATCAGGAATCACTATTCCTGAATTGATGATTACCATTGCAGTTGCGGGAATCCTCGGGTTGGCTGCGATTACCTCCTACGGTGTATTCAGGGAGAAGTCTCGAATCAGTGGCGGCCAATGGCTGGTATATAATCTCCTCATGAGAACACGCTCCGAGGCGGTTACTCAGGGGAGAAGAGTAAGCACCGCGGATCTGCTGACGAGTCCCACCGGAACCACTCATGAAGCACCGACGTTGACGGCCTGGATCCAGAAAGAGGCCGGCTGTGACAAATACTCGGTTTATCCGAATTCAATTGCGTTCGATGGAAGAGGACTGTGCGTCAGTGGTGCGGGCGACACGCAGGTGACGGTGTCCGTGGGTTCAAAGAGCGGGACGGTGCTGATTTCAGCCGGCGGGGTCGTGAGTATACCTTGA